In the Deltaproteobacteria bacterium genome, CGTAAAAAGGGCGGCTTCTCAGACATTCTTCGCAGACCCGGTCGTTCGGGGCGGTTCGAGGGGGAAACGGCCTCCCGCAGATGGGACATAGGGGGGAGCCGGCCGGCTCAAGGTGCCGGAGACAGTCAGGGCAGAGTAAGAGGTCCCGGCCGTTGATCCTGGTCCTCTCTTCTTTGAGGAAACACCCGCAGAACAGACACCTGGGCGGATAGACAAGGTCGATGAATGATTCGATGATGCCCATTGTGGGGACCGGATACCAGGGATGAAGAGATTCAATCGAGGCGCTTTATCTTCCGCCCCTGCTCGACGAAGCCTTTGTAGGAGCACCGTGGGTTGATCCCTGGGCAGGCCTCCTGGGCCTCTTTCCATGCCTCCCGGTCCATCAAGAGGGCGTCGTAAAAAGGCCAAAGGGAACAGGGAAGGGGGTTTACGGGGTGGATGAGACACTGCCCTTCAGGGTCATGAAAAATACAGTAGCCGTCCTCACCGCTCTTTATATACAGGCGCCCGTTTCGTATTTCGCAATATTCCGCCTGAAACGCCTCAGAACTCATGCCCAGATAGCGGGAGATGGCCGCAACCTCCCCGGGCTCCAGGCGGATTCCTCCCTCCCCGTAACAACAATCGCCGCACATCTTACACTCGAATGCTTTCATCTTTTCTCCTGCAAGCGCCCGGGCCCGGTACGGCACAAAGGCCGGTTTCGGGTTTTTGGGGACACCGTCGATCTCATCTTTTTCCGCAAGATTTAATCAGATCTTCCAGTTTCCAGTCAACCCGCAGCCTGACCCTCCTGTCTTCCTTCTTCCTTCGGTAAACGAGATATCCCTTGTCCAGCCCGTGGAGGAACAGGTCGCGGGTGACCGCCACGTCCCGGCGGCAATAATCCACCACCTTCTCCAACTGGCCCTTCCGGAACCACTCCACGGCCTGTATCCCGTCCGCCGATTTCCCTTGATTCAGGGTCTCTCTGGCCAGGTGGTCCAGGCCCAGACGGAACCCGATACGCCTGTGGATGTCCTCCAGGATGTCGAAAGTGTTCAGGGCCTCCAGGTCTCTGTCCGTGTAGGCCGACAGGACGCCGTAGTCGAATCTCTTGAGATTGAACCCCACGACCAGGTCCGCCGTCTCCAGCCTCTCGATGAGTTCGCCGATCCGCTCCTCCGTAAAGGTGATGAAATCCTCCTCGATGCTGTCGTAGACCACCGCGACCGAGATTCCCATGAGATGGGTATTCTTCCATCCCCCCACCTCCTGGGCCAGCCGTTGGGTCTCAAGGTCCAGGAAGAGGACCCGGGGAACGCTCTCCTGCTCTTCGGGCCGCTCTGCGGCAAGGCCCCCGCGGGCATCCGGTACACCCGTCAGGGCCGATTCCCCGGCGATGGTCGAGAGGGGGATCCTGCCCACCAGGCATTTCAGGATTATGGCGGCGGCCTTTTTGTCCAGGGGCTTGTTCCCGGCGCCGCATTTGGGCGAGTGGATGCAGGAGGGGCAGCCTTCTTCACATTCACAGGTCTCGATCAGTTCAAGGGTCTTTTCCAGAAGTTCCAGGACCATCTCGAAACCCCTCTGGGCGAGTCCCACCCCGCCGGGATAACCGTCGTATATGAAGATAGCGCTCTTCTCCACCTGGGGATGGTAAGGATAGCAGATGCCGCCGATGTCGTTTCGATCGCAGAGGGCGAAGAGGGGAAAGATGCCGATGGCCCCGTGCTCGATGGCGTGGATCCCCCCCATGAAGTGGAGTCCCCGGCCTTCGATCCATGCCCGGATAACCGGTTCGATTTCCACCCAGAACCCCACTGTTTCAAATGTCTGGGGGGGGA is a window encoding:
- a CDS encoding YkgJ family cysteine cluster protein, whose protein sequence is MKAFECKMCGDCCYGEGGIRLEPGEVAAISRYLGMSSEAFQAEYCEIRNGRLYIKSGEDGYCIFHDPEGQCLIHPVNPLPCSLWPFYDALLMDREAWKEAQEACPGINPRCSYKGFVEQGRKIKRLD